In Chryseobacterium lactis, a single genomic region encodes these proteins:
- a CDS encoding DUF6965 family protein, with the protein MKTEYRYILEKGSKKYPCPHCNKKSFVRYLDTFESEYLPEQYGRCDRESKCEYHLSPYKDEYAETISDQREKVTSTKQKYFSLGSTSHVHNKLMTVKKPTYFDIDVFTKTLESEGYDKNIFILNLLYHVPFPFQRDEVGKVIDLYQLGSITKGYRAGAVTFPFIDFDGNIRAVQVKQFDKENHTIGTDFLHSIIEKQYIKNNHPLPGWLSAYNGNEKKVSCLFGEHLLKKYPLNPVALVEAPKTAVYGSLYFGMPQESSKNLIWLAVYNKSSFSLGKLNVLKDRDVFVFPDLSKDGNTFKEWETKAKAMENKLPGTRFIFSDLLETLSGDDDKNKGYDLADFLIKLDWKLFRNKPKAKQEYDWQKWQAESIDLTSSREEPFHLPEPLKAMTEVENTAEKADTIEPTQIISSHRVFPGTQPNTRTQKKQDKTSKMWDKKIQELETFFSDCELLNWNSIPLGSYGNISDVQLFIKNHLSIVKANAGKTVFLPYLQRLEELRSTLKLNPP; encoded by the coding sequence ATGAAAACAGAGTACAGGTATATATTAGAGAAAGGAAGCAAAAAATATCCTTGCCCTCATTGTAACAAAAAAAGCTTTGTCCGTTATCTCGATACTTTTGAGAGCGAATATTTACCAGAGCAATATGGGCGTTGTGACCGTGAAAGCAAATGTGAGTATCACCTCAGCCCCTATAAAGATGAATATGCAGAAACAATATCTGACCAAAGGGAAAAAGTTACTTCCACAAAACAAAAATATTTTTCTTTAGGATCTACATCACATGTTCACAATAAGCTTATGACAGTGAAAAAGCCCACATATTTTGATATTGATGTTTTTACGAAGACTTTAGAGAGTGAAGGCTATGACAAAAATATCTTTATTCTTAATCTTTTATATCATGTCCCTTTTCCTTTTCAGAGAGATGAGGTTGGAAAAGTAATAGATCTCTATCAGCTTGGAAGCATAACCAAAGGGTACAGAGCCGGAGCTGTTACTTTTCCTTTTATTGATTTTGATGGAAATATTAGAGCAGTACAGGTAAAACAATTTGATAAGGAGAATCATACCATAGGAACAGATTTTTTACATTCCATCATAGAAAAGCAGTATATCAAAAACAACCATCCATTACCCGGTTGGCTGAGTGCATATAATGGGAATGAAAAGAAAGTCTCTTGCCTCTTTGGTGAACATCTTTTGAAAAAGTACCCCCTGAATCCTGTTGCCCTGGTAGAAGCACCCAAGACGGCTGTTTATGGAAGTTTATATTTTGGAATGCCTCAGGAAAGTTCTAAGAATTTAATCTGGTTAGCGGTGTATAATAAAAGCAGCTTTTCACTAGGTAAGCTCAATGTTTTAAAAGACAGAGACGTTTTTGTTTTTCCTGATTTATCAAAAGACGGGAATACCTTTAAAGAATGGGAAACTAAAGCTAAAGCTATGGAGAATAAACTACCCGGTACCCGTTTTATTTTTTCAGATCTGTTAGAAACTCTATCTGGCGATGATGACAAAAACAAAGGCTATGATCTCGCTGATTTTTTAATAAAGCTGGATTGGAAGCTCTTTAGAAATAAGCCCAAAGCTAAACAGGAATATGACTGGCAAAAGTGGCAAGCAGAATCTATTGACCTTACCTCTTCCAGAGAAGAACCTTTTCACTTACCTGAGCCTTTAAAAGCTATGACTGAAGTAGAAAATACGGCAGAAAAAGCAGATACAATAGAACCTACTCAAATAATTTCATCCCATAGGGTATTTCCAGGAACCCAACCCAATACAAGAACTCAGAAAAAACAGGATAAAACATCAAAAATGTGGGATAAAAAAATTCAGGAGCTTGAAACATTCTTTTCGGACTGTGAGTTGTTAAATTGGAATTCCATTCCATTAGGCTCATATGGAAATATTTCTGATGTACAGCTATTTATTAAAAATCATCTTTCCATTGTAAAAGCAAATGCAGGTAAAACGGTATTTCTTCCCTATCTTCAAAGATTAGAAGAGCTAAGAAGCACTTTAAAGCTCAATCCGCCTTAG
- a CDS encoding T9SS type A sorting domain-containing protein, with product MKKNYLGALFLCMSLGYFDAQELLWQRDIKSSTQDFLSQITTTIDGQYLITGSSIQAKGQLQEANSQKPNTGYEFHLVKLDQQGNQAWEKYFSGGNHDYLSSTVSTQDGGFLISGTSFSGKGGDKKDDSKGGSDIWLIRLNEFGDELWQRTLGTSADEEAKSVIQTTDLGFFVVGDIQKPGSKDVLLTKLDKDGKIQSEIIISGCGVDEAQKLIPTMDGGALLGMYSRSGVCDVKQLAGAPKPSSETIYSKKTENYGEGDFWVIKLDKNGKIQWEKNYGGKGDDHLRTLALTSGGYIIGGESRSEKSGNKTVGIEEGTDLWLIALDNNGNEQWQKSYNLGNRDVLMGMSSIHSADDKETKGLLIGGFTQAEGRIQENDETFWLLYIDSQGNEKWRKHVKGESRQREERLSDLKLNRDGSIILAGTSAEESGKENWKIVKLGDKQVDQLIEKYDIKIYPNPVSDYAYVEIGFKDVKEVEILLYDMSGRQLQNLKTKNKVTKINTQALIQGAYLVTIKTDAGKTASAKLIKK from the coding sequence ATGAAAAAAAATTACTTAGGTGCATTATTCTTATGCATGTCTCTGGGCTATTTCGATGCCCAGGAACTTCTTTGGCAACGAGATATTAAGTCCTCCACGCAGGATTTTCTAAGCCAAATAACCACCACAATCGACGGTCAATACCTTATCACAGGAAGCAGTATTCAAGCCAAAGGCCAGTTGCAAGAAGCCAACAGCCAAAAGCCTAATACGGGTTACGAATTCCATTTGGTTAAACTTGACCAGCAAGGGAATCAGGCCTGGGAAAAATATTTCTCAGGAGGGAATCACGATTATTTGTCTTCCACGGTCAGTACCCAGGATGGAGGCTTTTTGATTTCAGGCACCTCATTTTCAGGGAAAGGTGGGGATAAGAAAGACGATTCCAAGGGAGGTTCGGACATCTGGCTTATCAGGCTCAATGAGTTTGGGGATGAACTCTGGCAAAGAACGCTGGGAACTTCAGCCGATGAAGAGGCAAAATCGGTTATTCAAACCACGGACTTAGGATTCTTTGTAGTGGGCGATATTCAAAAGCCCGGTTCTAAAGATGTTCTGTTGACTAAATTAGATAAGGACGGAAAAATACAATCAGAGATTATTATAAGTGGGTGTGGTGTGGATGAAGCTCAGAAGCTCATCCCTACGATGGACGGCGGAGCCCTCTTGGGCATGTATTCCAGAAGTGGTGTTTGCGATGTAAAGCAGCTCGCAGGTGCTCCAAAGCCATCGTCAGAAACTATCTACTCTAAGAAGACCGAAAACTATGGAGAAGGAGATTTTTGGGTGATAAAATTGGATAAAAACGGTAAGATTCAGTGGGAAAAGAACTATGGAGGGAAAGGAGATGATCATTTAAGAACCCTTGCTTTAACTTCTGGTGGATATATTATCGGTGGAGAATCCCGATCTGAAAAATCCGGCAATAAAACCGTTGGCATAGAAGAAGGAACGGATTTATGGCTTATCGCTCTTGATAATAATGGGAATGAGCAGTGGCAAAAGTCTTATAATTTGGGGAATCGCGATGTTTTAATGGGAATGAGCTCCATTCATTCAGCTGATGATAAAGAGACTAAAGGCCTTTTAATAGGCGGTTTTACGCAGGCTGAAGGAAGGATACAGGAGAACGATGAAACGTTCTGGCTCTTGTATATTGATTCCCAGGGGAATGAGAAATGGCGTAAACATGTCAAAGGTGAATCCCGCCAGCGTGAAGAGCGGCTTTCAGATCTTAAATTAAACAGAGACGGTTCTATCATCCTTGCCGGAACCAGCGCTGAAGAATCCGGAAAGGAGAACTGGAAAATTGTAAAGTTAGGAGACAAGCAAGTGGATCAATTAATCGAAAAATACGATATTAAGATTTATCCTAACCCTGTTTCTGACTATGCGTATGTAGAAATCGGGTTCAAGGATGTTAAGGAAGTCGAAATTTTACTCTATGATATGAGTGGAAGACAGCTTCAGAATCTTAAAACAAAGAACAAGGTCACTAAGATTAATACCCAGGCTTTGATTCAAGGAGCCTATCTGGTGACCATCAAAACAGATGCAGGCAAAACAGCCAGTGCTAAACTCATTAAAAAATAA
- a CDS encoding DUF6443 domain-containing protein, giving the protein MKNQLLLKLLMVCGVLSAAISVRGQSTSENFVQSKDCLNQDCSKKVESVVYYDGLGRPKQVVNVKASPTGKDLVTPVTYDGFGRQTKNILPTPVGSQNSAIHSGITNENQANSYYGTTNAYSEKVLENSPLDRVLEQGQAGDPWKIGAGHTQKMKYEANTGNEVMKFLTSTSTNTVNTVSNTVSSLSIYSSNSGNYPAGILYKNTVTDEDGSPVTRFENARGQTILIRKTDGTQNIDTYYVYDEYNNKAFVIPPKAIEQIKAGNNTITQNTLDELCYQYRYDGRGREVEKKLPGKDWDYTIYDKSDRAILTQDANLRKQGNWLMTKYDSFGRVIYTGIVSGGSRADIQVQLTDLAIVEWPTPSGFTRNGMVIYYTNGYFEAFHTILTVNYYDSYPRDTPGSIPTKILDQYTAGSDDEVTPNGMQTASYVKNVEDDNWTKTYLYYDTEGKLIGQNSLNHLGGYTKKELKLDFSGQVQENYTYHKKSPSDPEVKIKERFVYDEQNRPIKYYHQVDSRPEELLVENTYNEIGQLVNKKIGNTTGTPLQSVDMTYNIRGWLTKVNDPQNLNGKLFAYEIKYQNPVYSNVSTGKYNGNISEIDWASADNGKLRRYNYKYDSLERLKNGIYSEPNTTVPQNNYYNETLSYDVNGNILNLKRNRFVENLGVQLMDDLDYKYTGNKLSKVDDTSGNYAGYPSPSGSPMTYDSNGNMTSHIDKGILQIDYNYLNLPNYVKFYKEYVSHDWENTYYVNTKYLYNAAGAKLRKIYTYGSGRTNMETVENTDYLDGFQYWGDELSFVSTSEGYYDFKKNTYIYNYTDQVGNIRLAYYKDASGNPKIDRATNFYPFGLEFGGDLSTSNSITPNYTYSSQGQEKQRETGWSSYRWRNYDATMARFFNVDPLAESYHTWSPFAFSGNRVVDARELEGLEPKKVNEVSLPGDPIEFAEFIGGGINSIRAAFSNSVIRTGNVVANNRFNSKYEVDNEGFLTLMTGVPKESFKEKVVNGAMDLATLGLAAFGGVEGALTAQGGKVPFLKAFESVKEFQKIEARAARLNKVGREGKDFTKAGKQTVIKKNEIKYGKVKCESCGIETTPAEQSKKGVVPKKSERQVDHLKRKREGGRGNPDNGQVLCRGCNLDKH; this is encoded by the coding sequence ATGAAAAATCAATTACTATTAAAACTCCTTATGGTATGCGGGGTATTGTCTGCCGCTATATCAGTCCGGGGACAAAGTACTTCTGAAAACTTTGTACAATCCAAAGATTGTTTAAATCAGGATTGTAGCAAAAAAGTTGAATCCGTTGTCTATTATGATGGACTTGGAAGACCTAAGCAAGTGGTGAATGTCAAAGCGAGCCCAACAGGAAAAGATCTGGTGACCCCTGTAACCTATGATGGATTTGGAAGACAAACAAAAAATATTCTTCCCACTCCTGTGGGCTCTCAAAACTCAGCGATTCATTCAGGAATCACCAATGAAAATCAGGCCAATTCCTATTATGGTACAACTAATGCCTACAGCGAAAAGGTATTGGAAAACTCACCTTTGGATAGGGTCTTGGAGCAGGGGCAGGCAGGTGACCCCTGGAAAATAGGAGCAGGACATACACAGAAAATGAAGTATGAGGCCAATACCGGAAATGAAGTGATGAAGTTTTTAACCAGTACTTCCACCAATACGGTAAACACTGTTTCCAATACCGTTTCCTCCCTCTCCATCTATTCCAGTAATTCGGGAAATTATCCGGCGGGGATACTCTATAAAAATACGGTAACCGATGAAGATGGGAGTCCTGTTACCCGTTTTGAAAATGCCAGAGGGCAAACCATACTCATTCGTAAAACGGACGGAACACAGAATATTGATACGTATTATGTGTATGATGAATATAACAATAAAGCTTTTGTGATTCCTCCCAAGGCCATAGAACAGATTAAAGCCGGGAATAATACAATCACTCAAAATACGTTGGATGAGCTTTGTTATCAGTACCGGTATGACGGCAGGGGGCGTGAAGTAGAAAAGAAGCTTCCAGGAAAAGACTGGGACTATACCATCTATGATAAATCCGACAGAGCTATTCTTACCCAGGATGCCAATTTGCGTAAACAGGGCAACTGGCTGATGACTAAATACGACTCGTTTGGACGGGTGATCTATACCGGAATTGTTTCAGGAGGAAGCAGAGCAGATATACAGGTTCAATTGACTGATTTAGCTATTGTTGAATGGCCAACTCCCTCAGGCTTTACCAGAAATGGGATGGTAATCTATTATACCAACGGTTATTTTGAAGCTTTTCATACCATCCTTACGGTTAATTATTATGACTCTTACCCAAGGGACACTCCGGGATCAATTCCCACAAAAATACTGGATCAGTATACGGCAGGTTCAGATGATGAAGTGACTCCAAACGGAATGCAGACTGCTTCCTATGTAAAGAACGTAGAAGATGACAACTGGACAAAGACGTATCTATATTATGATACGGAAGGGAAATTAATTGGCCAGAATAGCCTGAATCATTTGGGAGGGTATACCAAAAAAGAGTTGAAGCTGGATTTCTCGGGGCAAGTACAGGAAAATTATACCTACCATAAAAAGAGCCCAAGCGACCCTGAAGTAAAGATTAAAGAAAGGTTTGTTTATGATGAGCAGAACAGACCCATTAAATATTACCATCAGGTAGACAGCCGCCCTGAAGAGCTGCTGGTTGAAAACACTTATAATGAAATAGGGCAGCTCGTTAATAAGAAAATCGGAAATACAACAGGAACACCTCTGCAATCTGTAGATATGACCTACAATATAAGGGGATGGCTGACCAAAGTCAATGATCCTCAGAATCTAAACGGGAAGCTTTTTGCCTATGAGATCAAATACCAGAATCCTGTCTACTCCAATGTTTCCACCGGAAAATACAACGGGAATATTTCAGAGATAGATTGGGCAAGTGCTGATAATGGAAAACTCAGACGTTATAATTATAAGTATGACAGCCTGGAAAGGTTAAAAAACGGAATTTATTCTGAGCCTAATACCACTGTACCTCAAAATAATTATTACAACGAAACCCTAAGCTATGATGTGAACGGAAATATCCTGAATCTTAAAAGAAACAGGTTTGTAGAGAACTTAGGCGTGCAGCTCATGGATGATCTGGACTACAAATATACCGGGAACAAATTGAGTAAGGTGGATGATACCTCAGGCAATTATGCAGGGTATCCCAGCCCTTCAGGTTCTCCTATGACCTATGACAGCAACGGAAATATGACCAGTCATATTGATAAAGGAATATTACAGATTGATTACAATTACCTTAATCTTCCCAATTATGTCAAGTTTTACAAGGAATATGTCTCTCATGATTGGGAGAACACTTATTATGTGAACACAAAATATTTGTATAATGCGGCAGGAGCCAAACTAAGAAAAATCTATACCTATGGATCAGGGAGAACCAATATGGAAACGGTTGAAAATACAGACTATCTGGATGGGTTTCAGTATTGGGGGGATGAATTAAGTTTCGTATCCACTTCGGAAGGCTATTATGATTTTAAAAAGAATACTTATATTTACAATTATACCGATCAGGTAGGAAACATCAGATTAGCGTATTACAAAGATGCTTCCGGAAATCCCAAAATAGACAGAGCAACTAATTTTTACCCTTTTGGGTTAGAGTTTGGAGGAGATTTAAGTACTTCCAATTCAATAACTCCCAATTATACCTATTCTTCTCAGGGACAGGAAAAGCAAAGAGAAACAGGGTGGAGTTCATACCGATGGAGGAATTATGATGCGACAATGGCAAGGTTCTTTAATGTTGACCCATTGGCAGAAAGCTATCATACATGGTCACCCTTTGCCTTTAGTGGAAACAGAGTCGTGGATGCAAGAGAATTGGAAGGGCTGGAACCTAAGAAAGTAAATGAGGTAAGCCTTCCAGGTGATCCTATAGAGTTTGCAGAATTTATTGGGGGAGGGATTAACAGTATCAGAGCTGCATTTTCTAATTCAGTAATTAGGACAGGAAATGTTGTTGCAAATAACCGCTTTAATAGTAAATACGAAGTCGATAACGAGGGATTTTTAACATTAATGACCGGAGTACCGAAGGAATCCTTCAAAGAAAAGGTTGTTAATGGTGCTATGGATTTAGCCACTTTAGGATTGGCTGCTTTTGGAGGTGTTGAAGGGGCGTTAACAGCGCAGGGAGGAAAAGTTCCTTTTTTAAAGGCGTTTGAATCAGTTAAGGAATTTCAGAAGATAGAAGCGAGAGCGGCAAGGTTGAATAAAGTTGGACGCGAAGGGAAAGATTTTACCAAGGCAGGTAAGCAAACTGTAATAAAGAAGAATGAAATAAAATATGGCAAGGTAAAATGTGAGAGTTGCGGAATTGAAACTACACCCGCTGAACAATCTAAAAAAGGAGTAGTTCCTAAGAAAAGCGAAAGACAAGTAGACCACCTTAAGAGAAAAAGAGAAGGAGGAAGAGGAAATCCAGATAATGGGCAAGTACTATGCAGGGGTTGCAATTTAGATAAACATTAA